Proteins from a genomic interval of Thamnophis elegans isolate rThaEle1 chromosome 2, rThaEle1.pri, whole genome shotgun sequence:
- the NXNL1 gene encoding LOW QUALITY PROTEIN: nucleoredoxin-like protein 1 (The sequence of the model RefSeq protein was modified relative to this genomic sequence to represent the inferred CDS: deleted 2 bases in 1 codon): MAALFLPQSLVVNNKDNDELELERELTRTLENKVMLLYFGSGECPRCQEFAPILKEFFVKLTDEFYMERAAQLVLIYVSLDNTEEKQDKFLKKMPKRWLFLPFQDEFKKELTLRFSVTHPPAVVVLKPNGEVIAHNAVEEIKEQGTDCFKNWQEAADLVDRNFLLSQDSEDMTLKSITDPIRRFKYKLVKNKRRSKDGDKGEVS; this comes from the exons ATGGCTGCCCTTTTTCTTCCACAGAGCCTTGTTGTGAACAACAAGGACAATGATGAGCTGGAGCTGGAACGGGAACTCACCCGAACATTAGAGAACAAAGTAATGCTCCTCTATTTTGGCTCTGGTGAATGTCCTCGATGCCAAGAGTTTGCGCCCATCCTGAAAGAATTTTTTGTGAAACTGACAGACGAGTTTTATATGGAGCGAGCAGCTCAACTAGTTCTCATCTATGTGTCGCTGGACAACACAGAGGAGAAGCAAGATAAGTTTCTGAAGAAAATGCCAAAGCGATGGCTGTTTTTACCTTTCCAGGATGAGTTCAAAAA GGAGCTGACATTAAGATTTTCAGTGACCCATCCCCCTGCGGTGGTAGTTTTGAAACCAAATGGTGAAGTCATTGCCCACAATGCTGTGGAAGAAATCAAAGAGCAAGGCACAGATTGCTTCAAGAACTGGCAAGAGGCAGCTGATTTAGTGGACAGGAACTTCCTTTTATCTCAGGACTCTGAGGACATGACCCTGAAAAGTATCACTGATCCCATTCGGAGGTTCAAGTACAAACTGGTtaagaacaaa agaagaagcaaagatGGTGATAAAGGTGAAGTCTCCTGA